CTAATAGCAGAAGTTGAATTGCGTAATCCGATTCGGAAAAAAACGCATAATAAAAATGTGCCAGAATACCGAGGGTTGTAGTGACCCCAAAAATAATATCCACAACGGTAAATTTCTGGGCTGATTTGGACTCGCTCATTCTTTCCTCCGATCCGGAAGATTCTCTCTACCGGGACGGTTTCGTCAATTTTCTTCCCGGTTCAGGAAAGAAAATATCGACTATTTCACGCAGAGGCGCTAAGGCCGGAGGGTTTTGGGGTAGGATCAAATTCAGAAACTTTTAATCTCTGTGACTCCGTGACTCTGCGTGCCAATTTTTAGTATTTTAATTTCACGCAGAGGCGCTAAGACGCGGAGGGTTTAGAGGAATGTAGGAACTCCTACTTCACGGCTTTGCGTGCTAGTTCTTTCCTCTCAAAGAACCGGAAATCGATTGCGCGTATTCTTCCAGTTTTTTTCTACAAAGACTAGGATTAGAACCATTCTCTTCTATGATCCTTTGTACGGCAGATCCTATGATGATCCCGTCAGCGTACTGGGAAATTTCTTTCGCCTGGTCCGCGTCCGAGATCCCAAACCCAGCACTTACTGGAAGAGAAATCACTTCTTTCGTTATTTTGATCCTGTCTTCCAGATCCGCAGAGATGGATTTTCTTTCACCGGTCACTCCATAAGAAGTCACATAGTAGATAAATCCGGAAGCAAAGTCTCTAATTCCTTTCATACGATTCAAAGGAGTAGCTGGGGTGACCAAATGGATCAGATCCACCCCTCTTCTTTTTAAGGATTTGAATAATTCGTCAGTCTCAGGGGTATCATATGGAAGATCCGGGATGATCATACCTTGGATACCCGCGATCTTTGCCTTCTCCGCGAACTTTTCGAAACCGTAATGAAAGATAGGATTAAAATACGTTAGATACACTAAAGGAATATGAGGATGTAAAGAATGTATCTTCTCGGTCGTTTCCAAAATTGTATCCATGGAGAATGGATTTGCAAGAGCACGTTTGAATGCTTTTTGGATCACCGGTCCATCTGCAACAGGATCCGAGAATGGGATCCCCAATTCTAAAATATCAGCGCCGCCTCTGATAAGAGCATCCGCCCAATCCACACATAGGTCGTAGTTTGGATCTCCTAAAGAAATATAAGGAATGAATGCGCTTTTTGAATCTGAAAAAACGCTCTTAATTGCGCTCAAATCAAATCTCCTTGTGAAAAACCGACAAGTCTTGCTACTTCTGCTACGTCTTTATCTCCTCTTCCGGAAAGACAGATCAGAATGTCTTTTTTCTTTCCAAGCTCTTTTGCAAGATCCTTGGCAAATCGGAAAGCATGAGCAGTTTCTAATGCAGGGATGATACCTTCTACCCTGCAAACTTCCATGAATGCGTCCAAGGCTCCCTGATCGGAAACAGTCTCGTAGGTTACTCTTCCGGAAGAATGTAAATGAGCGTGTTCAGGTCCTACACCTGGATAATCCAATCCGGCAGAAACAGAATGAGCAGGAACTACCTGTCCACCTTCGTCTTGGATCACCAAAGTTTTGGTTCCATGTAAAAATCCGGTCTTACCAAAAAGCATTGTGGCAGAATGTTCCCCGGGAGAAGGTCCTCTTCCCCCGGCTTCCACACCGTACAATTTTACTTTTTTATCATTTAGAAATCCGTAAAACATTCCCATTGCATTGGAACCGCCGCCTACACAGGCAACCACAGCGTCCGGAAGTTTATCGTTCTCTTTTTTGAACTGCTTTTTGGATTCTTCTCCCACTACTTTTTGGAAATCGCGGACGATCGTAGGAAAAGGATGAGGTCCGATCACCGAACCTACTATATAATGAGTATTAGAAACATTTAATGCCCAATCTCTCATCGCTTCCGAAGTTGCGTCCTTTAAAGTTGCAGTCCCGGAAGAAACTCCGATCACTTTCGCACCGAGCATCTGCATACGGATCGCATTCAGTTTTTGACGGCGGAGATCTTCTTCTCCCATAAAGATAGCTGTTTCAAATTCGAATAAAGCACCCACCGTAGCAGTTGCCACACCATGTTGGCCTGCTCCTGTTTCTGCAATGATCCTACGTTTGCCCATTGCTTTTGCAATAAGCGCCTGGCCGATCGTATTATTGATCTTATGGGCGCCTGTATGATTCAGGTCCTCACGTTTGAGCCAAATTTTAGCCCCACCCCAAGCTTTGGTCAGTTTCTCCGCATAAGTCAGAGGAGAGGGTCTTCCGATATAATTCTTTCTATAAAACTCCAGATCCTTTTGGAATTTTTTATCCTTACGGAGTTTATTGTAAGTATCTTCCAACTCGATCAATGCTTCGGTCAAGATCTCGGGGGAATATCTTCCTCCAAAATCTCCGAAGTATCCTTCTTTTTCAGTGAAGCTGCGTTCTTTAGCCATGACAGTTTTTGAAGGGATTAATCTCCCAACAACTCCTGGTATAATTCCTGACGTAGATTTTCTACTCTTGTATTCAGATCATCAAAGTCCGTGAATTTGAAAGTTTCATCCTTATCATATTTACGATTATAGATGGAAATTTCTCCGGACTCGAAAAACTTTTTACCGACGGTGATACGGATCGGAAAACCGATCAGTTCGGAATCCTTGAACTTAAATCCGGGCCCCAGATCTCTTTCGTCCCAGAATACCTCGAAACCTTCGTTCTTTAGATTTTCGTAAAATTCTAATGCTTTTGCGTCTTGCTCCTCACCTTTTGTAAGAGTAACAAGGCCGATCTCGAAAGGAGCGATACTGATAGGCCAGTAAATCCCCTTATCATCATTACATTGTTCTATAACGGTTGCCATGGTGCGGTTTACACCGATACCATAACATCCCATGGTGAGAGTTTTCGCCTTACCTTGTTGGTCCAGTACTTGGATCTGGAAGGACTTAGTATATTTATCTCCAAGTTTGAAGATATGACCTACTTCTATTCCTTTTTCTGCTTTTAGTGTTTTTGCGCAAGTAGGACAAGGATCCCCTTCTCTTGTAAGAGCCACATCAGCAGTTTCATATTGGATCTTGATCTCGGAAGAAGGAACATATCCTTGGATATGGAAATCTTCTTTTCCTCCACCAACTACGTACGCTCCATCTTTCTGGATAGAAGAGTCTAAAATCACTTTAAACCCGGCGCCTACATCGGAAGGTCCGATAAACCCGGGCACTAAATTAGAACTTTTTAATTCAGCCTCGGGGATCATATCCAAGTCGGACCATTTCAAATAAGCTTTCAGTTTATTTTCATTCAGCTCCAGGTCCCCGCGTAGGAATACCAACAGTTTTTCTTTTCCATTTTGGAAGGCAACTGCCTTGATCGTATCCTGAGGGCGAACATTTAGGAAAGAAGCAACATCTTCGATGGACTTTTTGCCTGGAGTTGCCACTTCCTTTTTGACTTTAGGACCTTTTGGAGAATCTTCTGCCTTTGCTATAAAAGGAGTTTTTTCACTATTAGAATTATAACCGCAGTCTCCACAAAGAAGAAGTGTCTCTTCTCCAATAGGAGAAACCACCATAAATTCTTCGGAAGCGGAACCGCCCATTGTTCCAGAATCCGCTTGGACAGGGATCGTTTTCAAACCGCAGCGTTGGAAAATTTTGCGGTAAGCGGTTCTCATATCCTGATAAGTCGCATCCAAAGAAGCCTCGTCCAAATGATAAGAATATGCATCTTTCATAATGAACTCTCTAGAACGGATCACTCCGAATCTAGGGCGGATCTCATCCCTGAACTTGGTATGGATCTGATACACATTGATCGGCAGATCCTTGTATGATTTCAGTAGAGGTTTTACTAAATAAGAAAAAGATTCCTCATGAGTGGGACCGAGTGCATACCATTGGTCATGACG
This is a stretch of genomic DNA from Leptospira dzoumogneensis. It encodes these proteins:
- a CDS encoding proline--tRNA ligase is translated as MRASKYLVPTEKENPSDAVVASHRLMIRAGLVRKSGSGFYFFLPLGLRILKKIENIVREEMDATGALEFELPIMTPSEFWEQSGRWSVMGPEMMRVKDRHDQWYALGPTHEESFSYLVKPLLKSYKDLPINVYQIHTKFRDEIRPRFGVIRSREFIMKDAYSYHLDEASLDATYQDMRTAYRKIFQRCGLKTIPVQADSGTMGGSASEEFMVVSPIGEETLLLCGDCGYNSNSEKTPFIAKAEDSPKGPKVKKEVATPGKKSIEDVASFLNVRPQDTIKAVAFQNGKEKLLVFLRGDLELNENKLKAYLKWSDLDMIPEAELKSSNLVPGFIGPSDVGAGFKVILDSSIQKDGAYVVGGGKEDFHIQGYVPSSEIKIQYETADVALTREGDPCPTCAKTLKAEKGIEVGHIFKLGDKYTKSFQIQVLDQQGKAKTLTMGCYGIGVNRTMATVIEQCNDDKGIYWPISIAPFEIGLVTLTKGEEQDAKALEFYENLKNEGFEVFWDERDLGPGFKFKDSELIGFPIRITVGKKFFESGEISIYNRKYDKDETFKFTDFDDLNTRVENLRQELYQELLGD
- the trpA gene encoding tryptophan synthase subunit alpha; the encoded protein is MSAIKSVFSDSKSAFIPYISLGDPNYDLCVDWADALIRGGADILELGIPFSDPVADGPVIQKAFKRALANPFSMDTILETTEKIHSLHPHIPLVYLTYFNPIFHYGFEKFAEKAKIAGIQGMIIPDLPYDTPETDELFKSLKRRGVDLIHLVTPATPLNRMKGIRDFASGFIYYVTSYGVTGERKSISADLEDRIKITKEVISLPVSAGFGISDADQAKEISQYADGIIIGSAVQRIIEENGSNPSLCRKKLEEYAQSISGSLRGKN
- the trpB gene encoding tryptophan synthase subunit beta, producing MAKERSFTEKEGYFGDFGGRYSPEILTEALIELEDTYNKLRKDKKFQKDLEFYRKNYIGRPSPLTYAEKLTKAWGGAKIWLKREDLNHTGAHKINNTIGQALIAKAMGKRRIIAETGAGQHGVATATVGALFEFETAIFMGEEDLRRQKLNAIRMQMLGAKVIGVSSGTATLKDATSEAMRDWALNVSNTHYIVGSVIGPHPFPTIVRDFQKVVGEESKKQFKKENDKLPDAVVACVGGGSNAMGMFYGFLNDKKVKLYGVEAGGRGPSPGEHSATMLFGKTGFLHGTKTLVIQDEGGQVVPAHSVSAGLDYPGVGPEHAHLHSSGRVTYETVSDQGALDAFMEVCRVEGIIPALETAHAFRFAKDLAKELGKKKDILICLSGRGDKDVAEVARLVGFSQGDLI